One genomic segment of Actinoplanes ianthinogenes includes these proteins:
- a CDS encoding TetR/AcrR family transcriptional regulator, with protein sequence MEPALSYRDANRARLRNTLVSAARELAVANGWDRVRMADVARAAGVSRQTVYNEFSTRGGLAEALAVREIDAFTAAVRARLHEHGGDVRAAGHAAILHTLREAAGNPLIKAILTGGPGDADELLPYLTTRSDLLLAAACAVIEEWAAATVPDTDPATTKLAGESIVRLTVSHIMLPTASPELTADALAEVFTRLMS encoded by the coding sequence ATGGAACCCGCTCTCTCCTACCGTGACGCCAACCGGGCCAGGCTGCGCAACACCCTGGTGTCCGCGGCCCGGGAGCTGGCCGTCGCCAACGGCTGGGACCGGGTGCGGATGGCCGATGTGGCGCGTGCCGCCGGGGTCAGCCGGCAGACCGTCTACAACGAGTTCAGCACCCGGGGCGGGCTGGCCGAGGCGCTCGCGGTGCGCGAGATCGACGCGTTCACCGCCGCGGTCCGGGCCCGGTTGCACGAGCACGGCGGTGACGTCCGCGCGGCCGGACACGCGGCGATCCTGCACACGCTGCGCGAGGCCGCCGGTAACCCGCTGATCAAGGCGATCCTGACCGGCGGGCCGGGCGACGCCGACGAGCTGCTGCCCTACCTCACCACCCGCTCCGACCTGCTGCTCGCCGCGGCCTGCGCGGTGATCGAGGAGTGGGCGGCCGCCACTGTTCCGGACACCGATCCGGCAACGACGAAGCTGGCCGGTGAGTCCATCGTCCGCCTCACCGTCAGTCACATCATGCTGCCGACCGCATCCCCCGAGCTCACGGCGGACGCCCTGGCCGAGGTCTTCACTCGCCTGATGAGCTGA
- a CDS encoding tetratricopeptide repeat protein, with protein sequence MSTDAAVCAKCGTPSPFLAPPGAVMVCRDNSPGELADLIAALTEPPVLRCAACQAPLPVRPTVIGLFTAPDDGRPERVLQLVVPGTFEPSSDEYEMIAREYLYIDWFLMPTPLGYDVHELTVTTTRAVTNPMAEVATIVQRRIAASETLLADVGKSWRELTGPVLAAAELSGVPEEQLATAEVEIWRRLLEHWAGADIRHLRHLLDTDIGLYVRAAPAASALDALNAMEPPEEDTGLYAFHALRAFVCLRRRVPNPRAADWAAVYLMHQHMVRRHPGARLFAVSPARAAATIEVEAVRTAVVGILHEEFTRGGDVDTELVETLRQTVDDLGHGGLVDALLSQLFRAGSVPEARDPQNLVLFEAGRLAEETARLEAALPDADDDTVMLLAGAYDQAGSVDRALAVVEDLHRRRPGYFEQFEAAFARTALLSNNGRHAEALAALERTAPLAYTATARALVSASRGLTLHDLGRDDDALTVLTGISLDDAEPGDVHWWLFIRVLTRAWRNLIVAGAADPETHRDLLDRIDAVLGEVAASEALGLRAQLAEARGRAATSLYSIADADRRARGAARDPREVIELARSAYQDGHTAGRAPLQAVAASIAARIGELGDPLVAALQLRPLAARLTEVAGAVWAYAGREEAVEPLATLLTVGELQRDTVHRIRTAASGATSGSAGVLPDLSLAALSRLARPEGSFAVVTWFELGLGRDGTRFPHIAQPVMIVVRPDGELGLWVPAPDEVPRGLRHTVHRVRSRLANWHDGRTGDPLDLPGWQEAAAWIQEFLVLAGSGSGPRPHVVFMEHPEMPGAPWHTTIGPGWTASYVSSWSELFDIVSRPPAPAGNSIGIVHVPRFNEPEAVRDALAASVGHTLRRHGGERVVRHRAPPECDRDWLLELLRDTDIVKILCHGYVSPEENEVCLMLAHAGTLPMAGSLAAHSRGRPHRFGWRECRDLTGSHATIFSAACSSRAAVSTAAGDRLGIFAALRRSGVRALVAPAWDVQAGPTAALLDHTIDLYASGMPLAGAVRAAGDAAEASGLTPWIARSLSIEGDWR encoded by the coding sequence GTGAGCACCGATGCCGCCGTGTGCGCGAAGTGCGGGACGCCGTCGCCGTTCCTCGCGCCGCCCGGTGCGGTGATGGTGTGCCGGGACAACAGTCCTGGCGAGCTGGCCGACCTGATCGCGGCCTTGACCGAGCCGCCCGTGCTGCGGTGTGCGGCCTGCCAGGCGCCCCTGCCCGTGCGTCCGACGGTCATCGGGCTGTTCACCGCACCCGACGACGGACGGCCCGAGCGGGTGTTGCAACTGGTGGTGCCGGGGACGTTCGAGCCGTCGTCCGACGAGTACGAGATGATCGCGCGGGAGTATCTCTACATCGACTGGTTCCTCATGCCGACACCGCTCGGCTACGACGTCCACGAGTTGACGGTCACCACCACGCGGGCCGTGACCAACCCGATGGCCGAGGTGGCGACCATCGTGCAGCGCCGCATCGCGGCCTCCGAAACGTTGCTGGCCGACGTGGGGAAGTCATGGCGGGAGCTCACCGGTCCGGTCCTCGCCGCGGCCGAGCTGTCCGGGGTGCCCGAGGAGCAGCTCGCCACGGCCGAGGTCGAGATCTGGCGGCGGCTGCTGGAGCACTGGGCCGGCGCGGACATCCGCCACCTCAGACATCTGCTGGACACCGACATCGGGCTCTACGTGCGGGCGGCGCCGGCCGCCTCCGCACTGGACGCGTTGAACGCGATGGAACCGCCCGAGGAGGACACCGGGCTGTACGCGTTCCATGCGTTGCGGGCCTTCGTCTGCCTGCGGCGCCGCGTCCCGAACCCGCGGGCGGCGGACTGGGCGGCGGTGTACCTGATGCACCAGCACATGGTTCGGCGTCATCCCGGCGCGCGCCTGTTCGCGGTGTCGCCGGCGCGGGCCGCGGCCACCATCGAGGTGGAGGCGGTGCGGACCGCGGTCGTCGGCATCCTGCACGAGGAGTTCACCAGGGGTGGAGACGTCGACACCGAGCTGGTGGAGACGCTGCGGCAGACCGTGGACGATCTCGGCCACGGAGGTCTGGTCGACGCGTTGCTCAGCCAGCTCTTCCGGGCCGGGTCGGTGCCGGAGGCCCGCGACCCACAGAACCTGGTGCTGTTCGAAGCCGGCCGCTTGGCCGAGGAGACCGCACGGCTGGAGGCGGCGCTGCCCGACGCCGACGACGACACCGTGATGCTGCTGGCCGGCGCCTACGATCAGGCGGGGTCGGTCGACCGTGCGCTGGCCGTGGTCGAAGATCTCCATCGGCGTCGTCCCGGATACTTCGAGCAGTTCGAGGCGGCGTTCGCTCGCACGGCCCTGCTGAGCAACAACGGCCGGCACGCCGAGGCGCTGGCCGCACTCGAACGGACCGCTCCGCTCGCCTACACGGCGACGGCGCGGGCGCTGGTCAGCGCCTCCCGCGGGCTGACCCTGCACGATCTGGGACGCGATGACGACGCGCTGACCGTGCTGACCGGCATCTCCCTGGACGACGCCGAGCCCGGCGACGTCCACTGGTGGCTCTTCATCCGGGTGCTGACCCGAGCGTGGCGCAACCTCATCGTCGCGGGAGCGGCCGACCCGGAGACCCACCGGGATCTGCTCGACCGGATCGATGCCGTGCTGGGCGAGGTGGCCGCCTCCGAAGCGCTGGGCTTACGGGCCCAGCTCGCGGAGGCTCGCGGCCGGGCCGCGACCTCGCTGTACTCCATCGCCGACGCCGACCGCCGGGCCCGCGGCGCGGCGCGCGACCCGCGTGAGGTCATCGAGCTGGCTCGCTCGGCCTACCAGGACGGACATACCGCCGGGCGTGCGCCGCTGCAAGCCGTCGCCGCCTCGATCGCCGCGCGGATCGGCGAGCTCGGTGACCCGCTCGTCGCGGCACTTCAGCTGCGGCCGCTCGCCGCGCGGCTGACCGAGGTGGCGGGCGCGGTCTGGGCCTACGCCGGGCGCGAGGAGGCCGTGGAACCGCTGGCCACCCTGCTGACCGTCGGCGAACTGCAGCGCGACACCGTGCACCGGATCCGGACCGCGGCCAGCGGCGCCACGTCCGGATCGGCGGGGGTGCTGCCGGATCTGTCCCTGGCCGCGCTGTCACGGCTCGCCCGGCCGGAGGGCAGCTTCGCCGTGGTCACCTGGTTCGAGCTGGGGCTCGGGCGGGACGGCACGCGATTCCCGCACATCGCGCAGCCGGTGATGATCGTCGTGCGCCCGGACGGCGAGCTGGGCCTGTGGGTGCCGGCGCCGGACGAGGTTCCGAGGGGCCTGCGGCACACCGTGCACCGGGTGCGCAGCCGGCTGGCGAACTGGCACGACGGCCGGACCGGCGACCCGCTCGACCTGCCCGGCTGGCAGGAGGCCGCGGCATGGATCCAGGAGTTCCTGGTCCTGGCCGGCTCCGGGTCCGGCCCACGGCCACACGTCGTGTTCATGGAACACCCCGAGATGCCCGGCGCCCCGTGGCACACCACGATCGGGCCGGGCTGGACCGCTTCGTACGTCAGCAGTTGGTCCGAGCTGTTCGACATCGTCTCCCGGCCACCCGCCCCGGCCGGGAACAGCATCGGGATCGTGCACGTGCCGCGCTTCAACGAACCGGAAGCCGTCCGGGACGCCCTGGCCGCGTCGGTCGGGCACACCCTGCGCCGCCACGGTGGCGAGCGGGTCGTCCGCCACCGCGCCCCGCCCGAGTGCGACCGCGACTGGCTGCTCGAACTGCTCCGGGACACCGACATCGTGAAGATCCTCTGTCACGGCTACGTCAGCCCGGAGGAGAACGAGGTGTGCCTGATGCTCGCGCACGCGGGCACGCTGCCGATGGCCGGCTCGCTGGCCGCGCACTCGCGCGGCCGGCCGCACCGGTTCGGCTGGCGGGAGTGCCGCGACCTCACCGGCTCACACGCCACGATCTTCTCGGCCGCCTGCTCGAGCCGGGCCGCGGTCTCCACGGCGGCGGGCGACCGGCTGGGCATCTTCGCCGCCCTGCGCCGGAGCGGCGTCCGTGCCCTGGTGGCGCCGGCCTGGGACGTGCAGGCCGGCCCGACCGCCGCGCTGCTGGACCACACCATCGACCTGTACGCCTCCGGCATGCCCCTGGCCGGCGCCGTGCGCGCGGCCGGCGACGCCGCCGAGGCGTCCGGACTGACCCCGTGGATCGCCCGTTCGCTCTCGATCGAAGGAGATTGGCGTTGA
- a CDS encoding alkane 1-monooxygenase, which produces MTAAAVPWRDTKRPLWPLALVVPVLPFAALLLDAWWLTPVFILGVIPLIDVLVGDDRVNPPEEVVPALQASPYYRWITYLFLPAQYAALVVTCAVWARGPSVAAAAGLVLTAGLVNGIAINTAHELGHKRESLERWLSKIALAPTGYGHFFVEHNRGHHVRVATPEDPASSRLGESFWSFWPRTVKGSFLSAWKLETSRHRLRGRSPWSLRNDILNAWAMTAVLFTALAVAFGPGVLIFLALQAVVGFSTLEAVNYLEHYGLLRQRNAAGRYEKVDPRHSWNSDRLTTNVFLFQLQRHSDHHANPLRRYQTLRSFDVSPQLPAGYATMLVLALVPPLWRRVMDPRVLRHYNGDVTKANTKPTFSVRHEDR; this is translated from the coding sequence ATGACCGCCGCTGCCGTCCCCTGGCGTGACACCAAACGTCCGCTGTGGCCCCTCGCCCTCGTCGTCCCCGTGCTGCCCTTCGCCGCCCTGCTCCTCGACGCCTGGTGGCTCACCCCGGTCTTCATCCTCGGCGTCATCCCGCTGATCGACGTCCTCGTCGGCGACGACCGCGTGAACCCGCCCGAGGAGGTGGTCCCCGCACTCCAGGCCTCGCCGTACTACCGCTGGATCACCTATCTGTTCCTGCCCGCCCAGTACGCCGCCCTGGTCGTGACCTGCGCCGTCTGGGCGCGCGGCCCGAGCGTCGCCGCCGCCGCCGGGCTGGTGCTCACCGCCGGCCTGGTCAACGGGATCGCCATCAACACCGCTCACGAACTCGGCCACAAGCGCGAGTCACTGGAACGCTGGCTCTCCAAGATCGCGCTCGCGCCGACCGGTTACGGGCACTTCTTCGTCGAGCACAACCGCGGCCACCACGTGCGGGTGGCGACTCCGGAGGACCCGGCCAGCTCCCGGCTCGGCGAGTCGTTCTGGAGCTTCTGGCCGCGTACCGTAAAGGGCAGTTTCCTGTCGGCCTGGAAGCTGGAGACCAGCCGGCACCGGCTCCGCGGGCGCAGCCCGTGGTCCTTGCGCAACGACATCCTGAACGCGTGGGCGATGACGGCGGTCCTGTTCACCGCCCTCGCCGTCGCGTTCGGACCGGGCGTGCTGATCTTCCTGGCCCTCCAGGCCGTCGTCGGTTTCTCGACCCTGGAAGCCGTCAACTACCTCGAGCACTACGGTCTGCTGCGCCAGCGCAACGCCGCCGGCCGCTACGAGAAGGTCGACCCGCGACACAGCTGGAACAGCGACCGCCTCACCACCAACGTCTTCCTGTTCCAGCTGCAACGCCACAGCGACCACCACGCCAACCCACTGCGCCGATACCAGACCCTGCGCAGCTTCGACGTCTCCCCGCAACTGCCCGCCGGCTACGCCACGATGCTGGTCCTCGCGCTGGTCCCGCCCCTGTGGCGCCGCGTCATGGACCCCCGCGTCCTGCGCCACTACAACGGCGACGTCACCAAAGCCAACACCAAACCCACGTTTTCGGTACGCCACGAGGACCGGTGA
- a CDS encoding DUF1330 domain-containing protein, with translation MPKGYWVSVYRTIKDPEKLAAYNKLARTAVEAGGGRTIVRGGRVVAHDAGIAERTVLVEFDSFEQAVATHESAAYREALVALSDGVERDFRIVEGVD, from the coding sequence ATGCCCAAGGGCTACTGGGTCAGCGTCTACCGCACCATCAAGGACCCGGAGAAGCTGGCTGCCTACAACAAGCTGGCTCGGACGGCCGTCGAGGCCGGGGGCGGCCGGACGATCGTCCGTGGCGGCCGGGTCGTGGCGCACGACGCCGGTATCGCCGAGCGCACCGTCCTGGTCGAGTTCGACAGCTTCGAGCAGGCCGTCGCGACGCACGAGAGCGCGGCCTACCGGGAGGCGCTGGTCGCCCTCTCCGACGGCGTCGAGCGCGACTTTCGCATCGTCGAGGGGGTCGACTGA
- a CDS encoding RNA polymerase sigma factor yields the protein MNEDVVAAVAAAHRRDWAQVLATTAQLTRDLDLAEECTQDAYAQALLVWPDSGVPARPGAWLTQVARNRARDVLRRESRFRRTLPLLVAEETVPGPEDGLVADDRLRLLFTCCHPALAREAQVALTLRLVCGLSTAEVARAFLVPESTMAARITRAKKKIATARIPYRVPSSDQLGERVGAVLQVVHLIYTTGHTAPSGPELIRPDLSGCAVDLARLLHLLMPTDAEVSALLALLLLNDARAAGRVGPDGRLRLLAEQDRSTWDTELIAEGAALLTDALRRGPPTRYAVEAAIAAVHAEARTWEETDWAEIVALYTVLQRMWPHSPVVQLNRAAAIGMRDGPRAGLDALTPLLREPALATYSYLSATHADFLRRLGDWPAAAVAYEEALTLTGNEVERAFLTDRLTEVRRHLP from the coding sequence GTGAACGAGGACGTGGTCGCGGCGGTCGCTGCGGCGCACCGCCGCGACTGGGCCCAGGTACTGGCCACGACCGCGCAGCTCACCCGGGATCTGGACCTCGCCGAGGAGTGCACCCAGGACGCGTACGCCCAGGCGCTGCTGGTCTGGCCGGACTCCGGGGTGCCGGCCCGCCCGGGCGCCTGGCTCACCCAGGTCGCCCGGAACCGGGCCCGGGACGTGCTGCGCCGGGAGTCCCGGTTCCGCCGGACGCTGCCGTTGCTGGTCGCCGAGGAGACCGTGCCGGGCCCGGAGGACGGCCTGGTCGCCGACGACCGGCTGCGGCTGCTCTTCACCTGCTGCCATCCGGCGCTGGCCCGGGAGGCGCAGGTCGCGCTGACCCTGCGGCTGGTCTGCGGGCTGTCGACGGCCGAGGTGGCCCGGGCCTTCCTGGTGCCCGAGTCCACCATGGCGGCCCGGATCACCCGCGCGAAGAAGAAGATCGCCACGGCCCGGATCCCGTACCGGGTGCCCTCCTCCGACCAGCTCGGCGAGCGGGTCGGCGCGGTCCTCCAGGTGGTTCATCTGATCTACACGACCGGGCACACCGCGCCGTCCGGTCCCGAGCTGATCCGCCCCGACCTGTCCGGCTGCGCCGTCGACCTGGCCCGCCTGCTGCACCTGCTGATGCCGACCGACGCCGAGGTCAGCGCCCTGCTCGCGCTGCTTCTGCTCAACGACGCCCGGGCCGCGGGCCGGGTCGGCCCGGACGGCCGGCTGCGCCTGCTCGCCGAGCAGGACCGCTCCACCTGGGACACCGAGCTGATCGCCGAGGGCGCCGCGCTGCTGACCGACGCCCTGCGCCGCGGGCCGCCGACCCGGTACGCGGTCGAGGCCGCCATCGCCGCCGTCCACGCCGAGGCCCGCACCTGGGAGGAGACCGACTGGGCGGAGATCGTCGCGCTCTACACGGTGCTCCAGCGGATGTGGCCGCACTCGCCGGTGGTCCAGCTCAACCGGGCCGCCGCCATCGGCATGCGGGACGGCCCGCGGGCCGGCCTGGACGCCCTGACCCCGCTGCTGCGCGAGCCGGCGCTGGCCACCTACAGCTACCTGAGCGCGACCCACGCCGACTTCCTGCGCCGCCTCGGCGACTGGCCGGCCGCGGCCGTCGCGTACGAGGAGGCGCTCACCCTCACCGGCAACGAGGTCGAGCGCGCCTTCCTCACCGACCGCCTCACCGAGGTCCGCCGCCACCTGCCCTGA
- a CDS encoding YciI family protein has translation MAKYMLLIYGDATRWDAMSATERSALEAAHAAFREAAGARVLGGEELESAPSATTLRGGVTGDLITTDGPFLDTKEALGGFYLLEAADLDEVLALAALLPEVRAGHSGVEIRPVVFHG, from the coding sequence ATGGCGAAGTACATGCTCCTGATCTACGGCGACGCCACTCGGTGGGACGCGATGAGCGCCACGGAACGGTCCGCGCTCGAGGCCGCCCACGCCGCGTTCCGCGAGGCCGCCGGCGCCCGCGTCCTCGGCGGGGAGGAGCTCGAAAGCGCACCGAGCGCGACCACCCTGCGCGGTGGGGTGACCGGCGACCTGATCACCACCGACGGGCCGTTCCTGGACACCAAGGAGGCGCTCGGCGGGTTCTACCTGCTGGAGGCCGCCGACCTCGACGAGGTGCTGGCACTGGCCGCGCTGCTGCCCGAGGTCCGTGCCGGGCACAGCGGCGTCGAGATCCGTCCCGTGGTGTTCCACGGGTGA
- a CDS encoding DUF2199 domain-containing protein → MDDQGFTCRGCGRHHDGLPFSYGAQAPAHWSDHLLDDERSILDEETCVIQAEHYFVRARLIIPVLDADQDFEWGVWVSLSRANFGRALDLWTTPGREREPAYFGWLCTQLPVYPVETLSLKTHVHTGPVGTRPHVVLSPTDPHPLAVEQRDGITTDRVRQIAETLLHP, encoded by the coding sequence GTGGATGATCAAGGTTTCACCTGCCGGGGCTGCGGCCGGCACCATGACGGACTGCCGTTCTCCTACGGGGCGCAGGCGCCCGCGCACTGGAGCGACCACCTCCTGGACGACGAGCGCAGCATTCTCGACGAGGAGACCTGCGTCATCCAGGCCGAGCACTACTTCGTCCGGGCGCGCCTGATCATCCCCGTGCTCGACGCCGACCAGGATTTCGAGTGGGGCGTGTGGGTGTCGCTCAGCCGCGCCAACTTCGGCCGCGCTCTCGACCTGTGGACGACGCCCGGGCGGGAACGGGAACCCGCGTACTTCGGCTGGCTCTGCACGCAACTGCCGGTGTATCCGGTGGAGACGCTCAGCCTCAAGACCCACGTCCACACGGGGCCGGTCGGCACCCGGCCCCACGTGGTGCTCTCCCCCACCGACCCCCACCCGCTGGCCGTGGAGCAACGCGACGGCATCACGACCGATCGGGTGCGGCAGATCGCCGAGACACTTCTCCATCCGTAG
- a CDS encoding RCC1 domain-containing protein, protein MRTFMARALLTAAALTGFALSGTTGPAAAAAPPAGATVAAGYSHTCAVRGDASLWCWGDNAKGQLGDGTTIKKTTPVRVGAASWASVDAGTSYTCGVQTGGSLWCWGANTRGQLGDGTTASRNTPTRVGATADWASVSAGDSHTCGVKTDGTLWCWGFNRLSQLGVSSSVYTATTPLQVGTATNWASVTTGFGHSCGTRTDGTLWCWGDNGDGQLGLGRLTAATTPAQVGTGTTWSAVSAGYAFACATRTDATLWCWGDNGYGQLGTGTTYQTAPVQVGAAVWSRVDAGFNTVCANRVDGSLWCWGNNMTGQVGDNSTTNRTVPVRVGDATTWTAQHVTGYHTCGFRADAALWCWGNNANSQLGDGTTTQRSTPAQVTLP, encoded by the coding sequence ATGCGCACATTCATGGCGCGCGCCCTGCTCACCGCCGCCGCCCTGACCGGTTTCGCCCTGAGCGGCACGACCGGTCCGGCCGCGGCCGCCGCCCCACCCGCCGGCGCCACCGTGGCCGCCGGTTACTCGCACACCTGCGCCGTCCGCGGTGACGCGAGTTTGTGGTGCTGGGGCGACAACGCCAAGGGCCAGCTCGGCGACGGCACCACGATCAAGAAAACCACTCCGGTACGCGTCGGCGCCGCGAGCTGGGCCAGCGTCGACGCCGGCACCAGCTACACCTGCGGCGTGCAGACCGGCGGCTCGCTCTGGTGCTGGGGTGCCAACACCCGCGGCCAGCTCGGCGACGGCACCACCGCCAGCCGCAACACCCCGACCCGGGTCGGTGCCACCGCCGACTGGGCGAGCGTCAGCGCCGGCGACAGCCACACCTGCGGCGTGAAGACCGACGGGACGCTGTGGTGCTGGGGCTTCAACCGGCTCAGCCAGCTCGGCGTCTCGTCGTCGGTGTACACCGCGACCACCCCGCTCCAGGTCGGCACCGCGACGAACTGGGCGAGCGTCACCACCGGGTTCGGGCACAGCTGCGGGACGCGGACCGACGGGACGCTCTGGTGCTGGGGCGACAACGGCGACGGGCAGCTCGGCCTCGGCCGGCTGACCGCGGCCACCACCCCCGCCCAGGTCGGCACCGGCACCACCTGGTCCGCGGTCTCCGCCGGGTACGCCTTCGCCTGCGCCACCCGCACCGACGCGACCCTGTGGTGCTGGGGTGACAACGGTTACGGCCAGCTGGGCACCGGCACCACGTACCAGACCGCTCCGGTCCAGGTCGGTGCCGCCGTCTGGAGCCGGGTCGACGCCGGCTTCAACACGGTCTGCGCCAACCGCGTCGACGGCAGCCTGTGGTGCTGGGGCAACAACATGACCGGCCAGGTCGGCGACAACTCCACGACCAACCGCACCGTTCCGGTACGCGTGGGTGACGCCACCACCTGGACGGCCCAGCACGTCACGGGTTACCACACCTGCGGCTTCCGCGCCGACGCCGCCCTGTGGTGCTGGGGCAACAACGCCAACAGCCAACTCGGCGACGGCACCACCACCCAGCGCTCCACCCCGGCCCAGGTCACCCTGCCCTGA
- a CDS encoding VOC family protein, whose protein sequence is MKFSLVGMAVAAERPAASAAWFAEHFGFTVGIDLGWYVNTQHADHPALSLDFVQRDHASWPAATRGKNVVGTLLAFLVADVDAEYARLSATGLDVVMPLVTEPWGQRRFQVAGPDGLLVEVLQTVAPDPRWLADNGLAG, encoded by the coding sequence ATGAAGTTCAGTCTGGTCGGCATGGCGGTCGCGGCGGAGAGGCCGGCCGCGAGTGCGGCCTGGTTCGCCGAGCACTTCGGGTTCACCGTCGGCATCGACCTGGGGTGGTACGTGAACACCCAGCACGCCGACCACCCGGCCCTGAGCCTGGACTTCGTGCAGCGCGACCACGCGTCGTGGCCCGCGGCGACCCGCGGCAAGAACGTGGTCGGCACGCTGCTGGCGTTCCTGGTCGCCGACGTCGACGCCGAGTACGCCCGGCTGTCGGCCACCGGCCTGGACGTGGTCATGCCGCTGGTGACCGAGCCGTGGGGGCAGCGCCGCTTCCAGGTCGCCGGGCCGGACGGACTGCTGGTCGAGGTGCTCCAGACGGTCGCGCCCGACCCGCGGTGGCTCGCCGACAACGGGCTCGCGGGGTAG